One Lachnospiraceae bacterium C1.1 genomic region harbors:
- the hpt gene encoding hypoxanthine phosphoribosyltransferase has translation MSNKLVEMFSEEEINAKIRELGKKISEDYAGQEVTLVCILKGASMFTCELAKRITIPVRFEFMQISSYGNETESSGVVKIMQDLDEPIRGKNVLVCEDIIDSGRSMHYLMDILKGRGPADLKLCSLLDKPDRRVVDVNIDYKGFTIPDKFIVGFGLDYAQEYRNLPYIAEVIPE, from the coding sequence ATGTCGAATAAGCTTGTAGAGATGTTCAGTGAAGAAGAGATCAACGCTAAGATCCGTGAACTTGGAAAAAAGATCAGCGAAGACTACGCAGGTCAGGAAGTAACACTTGTATGCATATTAAAGGGCGCATCAATGTTTACCTGTGAGCTCGCCAAAAGGATAACCATCCCGGTAAGATTTGAATTCATGCAGATTTCCAGCTATGGAAATGAGACAGAATCCAGTGGTGTTGTTAAGATCATGCAGGATCTTGATGAGCCCATAAGAGGTAAAAACGTACTCGTATGTGAGGATATCATAGACAGCGGAAGATCCATGCACTATCTTATGGATATCTTAAAAGGCCGCGGACCGGCTGATTTAAAGCTCTGTTCGCTTTTAGACAAGCCTGATCGCAGAGTTGTTGATGTAAATATCGATTACAAGGGATTTACAATTCCGGATAAATTTATAGTAGGTTTTGGCCTTGACTATGCTCAGGAATATAGAAATCTTCCCTATATTGCGGAGGTTATTCCGGAATAA